TGTCCGTGGCACCTGTAACGGATTGGGCTCTTTACGGTACGTCTACGAGGGAGATAATATTTTCATCCATTGAACGGGTACTCTCCACCGCTCTAGGGTACTTTTATTCATTGAAATGTCCGAGACAGACCTTTAAATATTCCCTCCTATTCTCTTCTTCCAAACGATCGCTCGTTTTCCGCGCCGCGATCTTCCGCTTTCCGAACGTTGTAAGCCCGCTAATCGCCATCGGAAGTTAACCGTCGTACTCGAATCGAACGAAACGCGGTATGACTTTGCCGAATATCTATCACCGAGAAAAAGGGAAGCGATTCGGGAGATATTGTAGTTTTTCACGGTGATTGGCACAGCATGCTCGTTCGAGCATCGAGAACGAAGCAAGCAACCgaaggagaaaaagaagagaaagctAGACTCTCGGTTCTTGTCGACGCgaggcgacgcgacgcgacgcgacggttCGTTTCGGCTTCGATCGATTCAATTATTGTCGGAATCTTGTCGCAGTCAGCTACCCTCGCGTTTCCAGATATCAGATTTATTTCCTCAACGAGGAGACATCGTCCCGAGATCGTTTCTACCGTGCCGAACATTCTCCTTCTCGTCGATACACATTTTTAACGCCACGATTTCGCTTTTACCCGTGGATTCGGGTATCCTTCGCTTTCCTACATGCTCCCAGTAAATCATACTTTTCCTCCGCCTTCCATCTCTTCCCCTATCAAATTTTAACACACTCTCTcgctactttcccaaatttataCCCGACAATACTTATTTCTCGTATTCTCTATCACGGAATAAAACCGATTCGAACTTTATAACGAACGTTGTTTATAGATTCGATCTATACGGAGCGTTTTATGGGTTTGCCGACGTTCGAAGATAATCTTCACGGCTACGAAAAAGGCCAACTACTCAACAAAGTCGATAATATTAAAACGAAGATGTACTACTTGATTCACGGAACTTTGGACGACAACGTGCACTATCAACAATCTTTGTTGCTTGCCAAAGTTCTCGAGCAGAAGGATATTCTGTTTCGGCAACAGGTACGTCGTTAATATTGCATCACAATAAAGGCTTAAGTAAGCTAATACGTCGACGAGCACGTTCTCCTCTCGACGCTCTAAAAATATGCGCAAACTTGTTGTAGCGCGTATAATTTAGTCGAAAATATTAGGAAAATAAATAACTCCGATTCCTTTCTCGTCGTTTAATACGTAACAGTGCGCGATTCGTACAAGTAGGTAGCGAACGGTCGAGGGAAAGTAGAACGAAGAAATGCCCGCGTTTTCGTGTTATTTCAGAAACGCTTACAAAATTATCATGCTTAGTACTCGTCTACGTGCTCTCCCTATATTAAGCAGTGTTTAACGTTGACGATTAAAATCCACAAAGTGGacggaaaaaaaataaataaagcatCTCGGTATGAGCTAAATAAATTGCATTGTGCGTTCGAGCTCCGCGCGTACAACCCTCTCTATTTAAATAAACTACACAAAACCACCGCGTTACAATTGCAACGGCCcaatttctttcttctctttttatttgtttgttttttttaaACAACCAAACCATTTACGAAGTTTGATTACGCCAAGTAACGCGTAACAGAATTAAACGCTCAATATACCGAATtgaaaaatcagcaaaataacaaataacgatGCTTTATCGATCGATAACGTTTATTCGGTTTGGATATTATTCCGAATACCACCGGTCTCGCGAAATTTACGAATACTTCTCCTCTTTGCAGACCTATACGGACGAGGATCATGGAATCGCTCAATCTCGGGCTCATCTCTATCACTCTTTGGAGAACTTTTTGGACGAGTGTTACGAAGTATCATGATCGCGGCTTGTAGAATAAACGACGATCTCTGTGTCACCTGCCTCATATTCCACTTGTAAATAACTTGTCACTTGTACATACTCGATGTACGATATGTAACATTGAAGCGTTTTAGTGTACATAACCGAAAAAGAAACTAACGAGCGTACTCGGTACAAACGTAATCGTCGGCTCAGAAAGGACGCTTCAGAAAGCGACGATCCTTCGCGAATACGTGCTTTGTACCGAGCACACTGATTCGTTGTTAGAACAAAAACTACTACTAGAGCtggtttgtacaatttttttgatatatttttgcGAAAGGAGACCAGTTCAATCGTTGATCGAAGGCCTAACGGACCCGACATGAATCctatacataataaaatattaacgaCTTTGTTAAGAGCATCTTATGAAATTCTCCGTAAGGACTCAGCGAGAGCCGAACAATGCCGAAAGAATGTGTTTCGcgtaaaatatattgttaacgcggtaaattttattataatagtgTAACGCCGGTAACGAACATTACTCTCGAACGTTTAATCGCGAATCTAATCGAACGTGTTCCTGTTTCATTTCAAGAATTATACGAGGCAAGTGAATTTACGCACGAATATACGCTTTTTTTCGAAGAGAAACAGACTCGAGGAGAAACACGCGACGTTATCTTCGATGATATTTCACtgttttgtttaaattaaatatttgttatttggtGGTGGTTTACGCTTAACGGTATTTTTTTTATCCTTTCGCTTCCTGTCTTTCCGTTAACGAGTTGTAATACGATCGTCAACTATTAACTACGAGTATTATAATTTCCGTTATTAAAAGATATCTATAGTATTTTACGGTGCAAGTATAACTGTATAGAAATAAATTCGCGTAAACTAACGTAATTGATAAACAACATTATTTAAACGTAAAAACAAATTTCTTCCTGTTAGTTTTATCGATGTTACGATAACCGGAgcctttttaaaataaatcgtAGTCTAAGATCTTTCTGGTCGTGTATATAATTAAGTTGGTTGATTGCCCGATTGTTGAAACTTCTTTGATATCGTATAAATAGCGTATCTACTTCTCCTTATTATTACaactatatataaatacatattattatcaacgacTAATAACTTTATTTAAGACTATTTGTAGCATAAGCGATGTACTaacaaaattctttaaatacgAAGATTTTATAATGAAAGGACCACTGTAACGGTTTCGATAATTCATCGATAGAAACTTCTTCGAGCGATCGTTAACTTTTATTCCAAtgtattgtacaaaatatttaatcgaatatagaatttaaaaatacatcgaTAAAAGAACATACAACCAAACGTaatcaaaaagaaaatatatcgtTAATTCGACGGTATCGTGAAATTATTATTCTCCCTTCACAAACTATTTGTTGAGTGTATCGGAAATAAAACTCTATGTTTCATTAACACAGACTGTTATCGTTGTAGTAAATAACCCTGATTGTCCACTCGTTGGTCGACGCGTAAcgtacatttattttatgaattctcGGTTTCCTTAAATCTGTAAACATAAAAATGCTTGTAAAGTATGCTTCCTTATATTAATTTAGGTTATACATTGTCGCggtaatttttatcaaatttttaaagacaGATTTTCATGGTAGTAAAAGATACGTACTTGCATTTAGTACACGTATAAAACACTGTTTGCCCTTCATCTGCCGATCTTAATTGTAACGTGGCATACGACATTTTATCGTTTTGACATTGCGGACATTTTCGCTCAACAACTGGACCTTCTGCTTCGTCTTCGTCGTCGTCTTTTTGTTTCGAAGACTCGTAAGCATCCTTTTTGTTGAAGTGAATGGTATAATTCATATACATATCACCGAAGGCTAACATAATAAATTACCttgcattaaataaaataattgcataaaaGTATATTGAAACAAGAATTCTAACCTCCTCTTCACACCGAGGTAAGTACCTTCAGGACCCCAAGTCCGTTTGCAAGCGTAACATTTCACATCTCCTTTCTCTCCCAATAATGGCAAAATGGAACCACAGTCGGAACAAAATCCTGGTGTACTTATAAATGAAACGGTATTATTTTTTCGATCCATTTAAAGTTCGTATTCGCCGACATTAATAAAGCTCAAAAAATATATAGGTAGCGCCATTTGGCGGTGGGCGACGAGACTACTAAATCAGAAAATTTCGTTTTCCTTGATAATTAAGGACTTTAGCAGTATTTCGCCACGTACATAATGTTCCATGATCGCATTAAAAGCGAAACAATGCCTATATAACTCGATAAATAcgataataatgaaaaataaaaaatcccaTTTCATGGACGTCAAATATCGTAgacatctagcggcgaaacggatgaactaaacctaaaaaatgaGGGTACGAACACACATATAAGgaaaacaaaaaaatgaatatttcggcactttgacgatgCAGTATGgtccctgaggcatttagaaacaaatttccatTAGGGTTTGaggcgttttgatgcctaataaagtcagaaaatcaatttttgtcgaattcggttcaaaacggtacaggtggcgccatctagcggcgagcggcggaactacgaaaaactaaaatttcgattttctcaaaaactagggacttttccgaaattctgagatatacaaattgttccttgtcgcctacggaatcgaacgaatctaattatagcctgctaggaccattattaaagaaaatagaaaaatagcccatttcatggactaaaaaattgccgtccatctagcggtgaaagttggaactacaaaaatagaaaatctcgattttctcgaaaactagggactattccgaaattctgagatatacaaattgttccttgtcacctacggaatcgaacgaatctaattatagcctgctaggaccattattaaagaaaatagaaaaatagcccatttcatggactaaaaaattgtcgtccatctagcggtgaaagttggaactacaaaaatataaaaatgcgattttctcgaaaattagtgagctttgagtacttctgaggctcagaaagtgttatgtgatcgcattagaagcaaagtaaagcaataaaagtttcctaaaggctttaataaagaaaataaaaaaaatgtcattttatggtgaaaatttgtggcgccatctagcggcgaaactgtgaactaaactgaaaaaacgtatgtccatACACGCgtcaaagaaaaatataaaaagtaatatttagcacTTTTGACGATCTAGTATGCTTCttcagacattttaaagcaatttttgttaaataagttattcatttttttgcctataaagcccagaaaatcaatttttatttgacccctttactgcgtgttcggGCATACGgtttttcggtttagttcgcagtttcgccgctagatggcgccacaaattttctccataaaatgacattttttttattttctttattaaagtcttttggaaacttttattgatttattttgcttctaatgcgatcacataacactttctgaacCTTAGAAGTACTCAAAGCtcactaattttcgagaaaatcgcatttttatatttttgtagttccaactttcaccgctagatggacggcaattttttagtccatgaaatgggctatttttctattttctttaataatggtcctagcaggctgtaattagattcgttcgattccgtaggcgacaagaaacaatttgtatatctcagaatttcgaaaaagtccctagttttcgagaaaatcgagattttctatttttgtagttccaactttcaccgctagatggacggcaattttttagtccatgaaatgggctatttttctattttcttcaataatggccctagcaggctataattagattcgttcgattccgtaggcgacaaggaacaatttgtatatctcagaatttcggaaaagtccctagttttcgagaaaatcgagattttctatttttgtagttccaactttcaccgctagatggacggcaattttttagtccatgaaatgggctatttttctattttctttaataatggtcctagcaggctataattagattcgttcgattccgtaggcgacaaggaacaatttgtatatctcagaatttcggaaaagtccctagtttttgagaaaatcgaaatttattttttcgtagttccgccgctcgccgctagatggcgccacctgtaccgttttgaaccgaattcgacaaaaattgattttctgactttattaggcatcaaaacgcatcaaaccctaatggaaatttgtttctaaatgcctcaggaaccatactgcatcgtcaaagtgccgaaatattgcacttcgCATGcacagtagaattgacataggcggctcttATACGTATTGCAATGTTGacgcaaaataattaattactcattacccgaacattatcatgaaatataaattgtagATTGAGGGATCTAAGCACAACATTTACACAACaatctttttcaaatattttattatactatgaACAGGAAAAACATttacagtaattaaaattataatgaatcATTACAAATAATAGTCATTATTTAAACGAGCGACAAGTATGCAATATCTTATACGTTAAAGAACTTTTCGTTTATTATGCGCTGTCGCGGTACATGAAAACTCTCGTGAATAGCCAGCAGATACAAGCCGCGCAACATTGTGCGCGTATATATTTTGTTAGTTTACTCGATTAGAACCGGCAAAATGGACGATATAGCACTTCGAGCATCTGATCATGTTTTAGAAGtgattttttcttatttagattTACACACATTGAAGAACTGTTCGTTGGTATGCAAACGGtggaatcaatttttaaatgatgaGAACAATGATGCGTGGAGAATGCACTGTATCAGAAAATTAGCTCAAGAAGCTCTTAGTTCCGACTTATTATCATCGGTGCCTACGTATAAATCGAAACTTCGTGCACTGTATCATGCGTGGAATCCTAATGACTGTTCTCgtaatatttacattaaatCCAATGGATTCACCCTTCACAGGTAGATTCTCTAGTTCAATCATTACTGTGGGCCCTTTTTGATGGATTTTAATCTTCTCATTATGAATGACAACACGTACATGAAACCtgtttaaaagaatttttatcaGAAAAAAGTATTAACGATTGGCAAGattaatttcttcaaaatatgtttataatagCTGTCAATGCTGAACCAGATTGTACACGAATGAATGCTAAATaaatgattgtgtatttgtattatAGAAATCCAATTGCTCAAAGTACAGATGGTTGTAGAGGCAAAATTGGTTTTCGACATGGTCGTCATGCATGGGAAATTATATGGGAAGGACCTTTGGGTACAGTagcagtaataggtatagctaCAAGAGAAGCACCTTTAATATGTCATGGTTATGTAGCTCTTCTGGGTTGTGACGAACATTCGTGGGGTTGGAATCTAGTAGATAATCAATTGTGGCACAATGGAAATGTCCAAGGAAATTATCCTTTACTTAATAATGCTCCAAAATATCAGGTACGTTACCTTTCTTAACATAGTTTTGAAAACAGCtagaaaatgtaatataaataattatcaaatattttgtaaaatataaatttgtaattaacagGTTGGGGAGAGAATTAGGGTAATATTAGATTGCGACGATAAGACATTATCTTTTgagaaaaattatgaatttttgggAGTGGCGTTTAGAGGtattgtatttctatattttttagttaATACTATATATATTCgagaaaaaaatttctttttaaactaGATTCTAGCATTGTTAACGATAGTAAtgagaaattaaatatatagGGTTGCCAGACAAAAGATTATACCCCTCTGTATCTGCTGTATATGGAAATACAGAGGTATCTATGGTATACTTAGGACCACCTTTAGACGGCTAACACTATACTTTGTGTAGAAACATATCCTCTGAGGCATATTCGATGCTGTATGGTGAAATCTCTGTCTAAAGAATAGTGCATCATACCAAAATCTCTACTGCAAAGTAGAACTAGCACACTAATGAACTGCTGTATAATACTCTTTATGAAGGATGTGTGCCTGTTCAGTCAGTCAATAACATTGTAAATAGTATTAGCACTTGATTTAAATTGATAAGTCTGTCACAGAGCTTTATAATAGTCATGAATTACTTAATAAttgacatttataaatttcacttacaatcataccttTGCTAATAGTTAATGTTGAAAAGGTCCatatatttaataatgcaatttttcatttcaattttatgatGGAAAGTATCTTTATATAGTATCTTTATATGAAAAGTTGAGTGGCATATTACTGATTTTAAAGATAATTCTACAAAGAGTTAAATTATACGATTTTTAACAAAGAAGTTCCTTTGCGAAGTAATTGTGTATtgtagttaaaaaaaaatacaaattagattatttttattttaaaacatttttaagtcACATAAATCTAGTTTAAGTTAATACAAATGTACATAATAATAAGGATTTTCTGAGCCTTTACTCTTCCATACAGTATTGATATTCAAGTCCTTATACGAATATATGCTTTGTATGCATAAATCTATTATTACATGCCAAAAAAATGGCAATTCTTACAATAACATATAGTTTATTTTAATGGATATTATCTATCCAGATAATTTTGTGGTAACCTAGAAAGATCTGTGATTCATTCCTATTTTGTTAGCGTGTTTTTTTGTATGCTAGCTGtaaagatattttatttatttatttatttatttattttgtatggtTCAAAATTGTGGAAAAAGAAGAGACGAAAGATGACTTTTTCACAAAtgttaaataacgtttcgtattttaatttattctagGTATTTATTCACATTTCAAATCAATATCTATTTTCCAATGTTAAGaactgatatatgtatatatattttcttttaataccgATAGAGCTCAAGTagcaaaatcttcaaataaatcgagaataatttataaaatagtatacagggtgttccgctTAAAGTGTTCATAGCTGCTTTATTTCCAAATGTACAAAGCAGTCTGTAAAATATTGTATGGGAAGAAATCTAATCAATTTGTACGATAATTATAATCTTTGTTCTTTTGTACTTTAATAGATAATTTagctaattttattttattttgaaagcaTATTAAAAGAACAAATAGTAGTTAATACAGTCCAAGTACCTGTGAAACTTATCTACACAATATCAAGaaggaatattattatttttttctgtGTAGTAATATGTGTGATGAAagtttgtttaattaaaaaattaagtactTCATTTTTTGTGACAAATGCACAATGTGTCATGTATTTAACATGAGACAGTTTTCTAATTAGCTTATGCATTTATTGTAAGAAAATGTTGTATTGGTTACACGTGAAAATTGTACGTCGTGCTCTGtgagatatatttataaatagtaataCTATCGATGTAACTTGTTCATTATCAGGCTACGTATGTGTAGCTTGTGATGAATCAGTTTTCCTAAACTTTTGTACAGAATCGTGTACATAATAATCATGAATATATGAGGAGAGAATCAACCTTGTTTCGTAAGTATCCAATGGTTTCATCTGTATAAGTAGACAATTACGAATCACGGACTGATTTAGAATTTGTACCTTTTTCGAACTACGACGAAACTAATCACATCTTGCATGGAAGATAAATAAACGTCTGTACGTTATATAAGTTATGTCGAAAACAAATTACCAAGATTACATGTGGAGTATAGTGGTGCCTTATAACGATTTTTTCGGTATAATCTTGATGTGACCAGGACACACGATAGTAATTTAAGCATTACGATTTTAATAAATCCataaacatattaacatatatgtacacgTGAAATAATTTGAATCACGAGTGCATGTCGATTTGTAAATACGCATAATTATCATGTAATCTCCAGAAAAACCATTCTGTACAAACGTTTAGAAGAAGAAATAATGTTTTAGCCGTGATACGATTAAGCTTGGAACACCGGTATACTTGCACGTGTA
Above is a genomic segment from Megachile rotundata isolate GNS110a chromosome 15, iyMegRotu1, whole genome shotgun sequence containing:
- the Fsn gene encoding F-box synaptic protein gives rise to the protein MDDIALRASDHVLEVIFSYLDLHTLKNCSLVCKRWNQFLNDENNDAWRMHCIRKLAQEALSSDLLSSVPTYKSKLRALYHAWNPNDCSRNIYIKSNGFTLHRNPIAQSTDGCRGKIGFRHGRHAWEIIWEGPLGTVAVIGIATREAPLICHGYVALLGCDEHSWGWNLVDNQLWHNGNVQGNYPLLNNAPKYQVGERIRVILDCDDKTLSFEKNYEFLGVAFRGLPDKRLYPSVSAVYGNTEVSMVYLGPPLDG
- the RpI12 gene encoding RNA polymerase I subunit RpI12 encodes the protein MDRKNNTVSFISTPGFCSDCGSILPLLGEKGDVKCYACKRTWGPEAFGDMYMNYTIHFNKKDAYESSKQKDDDEDEAEGPVVERKCPQCQNDKMSYATLQLRSADEGQTVFYTCTKCKFKETENS